A genomic window from Silene latifolia isolate original U9 population chromosome Y, ASM4854445v1, whole genome shotgun sequence includes:
- the LOC141629839 gene encoding uncharacterized protein LOC141629839, translating to MLFSRGDLTSITLMLSAFSTFSLASGLHMNSGKSSFDCNGVGDSMVKDIETLTGMKRGNISFKYLAVKIMPKRLGVLDCQCLVDKVTERIQRLGARQLSYAERVVLISAVLSSLHNYWADIFMLPKLVLKKIDSVCRAFLWYGTKNKERPYLVAWNQICQPKKKGGLGFKNLYQWNISLIAKYVRWVKKKADHLWVRWVHAIYIKDRLWKDYEPSISSSWAWKRICEVKNKLKHHMFDEAWRGNDQEYSVQLGYSWLAEEVADVPWYTWIRNRIMLPKHEVFIWLVARNRLLTQDRLMKMNIVQGNCCFLCGAAEETIDHLFFLCPFSQQCRQHIATWLDYPIPNQTVISWWLGYRDRSLLRKHIIAACMAHVMYSIWYVRNRCRLENVIPLHAVVIKQLKKLFILQLKPSCVGSSIRSVQTWITQLE from the coding sequence ATGTTGTTTAGCAGGGGTGACTTAACCTCTATTACTCTCATGTTGAGCGCTTTTAGCACTTTTTCCTTGGCGTCTGGACTGCACATGAATAGTGGCAAATCTAGCTTCGATTGCAATGGGGTGGGAGATAGCATGGTGAAGGATATTGAGACACTTACTGGCATGAAGAGAGGTAACATTTCCTTCAAATATCTGGCAGTTAAAATCATGCCTAAAAGACTGGGGGTGCTTGACTGTCAGTGTTTAGTTGATAAGGTCACTGAGAGGATACAGAGGTTAGGGGCTAGGCAACTCTCATATGCAGAGAGAGTTGTCCTTATTTCAGCTGTACTCAGTTCTTTACACAACTACTGGGCAGATATTTTCATGCTTCCTAAATTGGTGCTGAAGAAGATTGACTCAGTTTGTAGGGCTTTCCTCTGGTATGGTACTAAGAATAAAGAGCGTCCTTATTTGGTGGCTTGGAACCAGATTTGTCAGCCAAAGAAGAAAGGAGGACTTGGTTTTAAAAATCTGTATCAGTGGAACATTTCTCTCATTGCAAAGTATGTGAGGTGGGTGAAGAAGAAAGCTGATCACTTATGGGTCCGTTGGGTGCATGCTATTTATATAAAAGATAGGCTATGGAAGGATTATGAGCCTTCTATAAGCTCTAGCTGGGCCTGGAAACGTATATGTGAAGTAAAAAACAAACTTAAGCATCACATGTTTGATGAGGCATGGAGGGGGAATGATCAGGAGTACTCTGTTCAGCTGGGTTATTCTTGGCTGGCAGAGGAAGTTGCAGATGTTCCATGGTATACTTGGATTAGAAATAGGATAATGCTCCCCAAGCATGAGGTTTTTATTTGGCTGGTTGCTCGGAATAGGTTGCTCACTCAGGATAGACTGATGAAGATGAATATTGTTCAAGGCAATTGTTGTTTTCTGTGTGGTGCAGCTGAGGAAACCATTgatcatttattcttcctatgTCCTTTCAGTCAGCAATGCAGGCAACACATTGCAACATGGCTAGACTATCCTATCCCCAACCAAACTGTGATTTCTTGGTGGCTCGGATATAGAGATCGGTCCTTGCTGAGGAAACACATTATTGCAGCTTGTATGGCTCATGTCATGTATAGTATTTGGTATGTGAGGAATAGATGTCGGCTTGAGAATGTAATACCTTTACATGCTGTTGTTATAAAGCAGCTGAAGAAGCTTTTTATTTTGCAATTGAAACCTAGCTGTGTAGGATCCAGTATTAGGAGCGTTCAGACCTGGATAACACAGTTGGAATGA
- the LOC141629840 gene encoding uncharacterized protein LOC141629840 has product MKGKTWYSIREGYEWLRNKQPKQEWVHLVWSKWNFPKHELISWLVMNQGLNVKAKLFQFGCCPDNRCCVCDQDPETLEHLFFDCLYSRQVLGLVEQWCGFKIEVTDFPNSGRSAGARMKMHMHYLLWTACFYHIWTHRNNARVNMILSTPKALVLQIRGDAVRRIRSKMGSAIMNDERTWLLKWGIVV; this is encoded by the coding sequence ATGAAGGGGAAGACTTGGTATTCCATCAGAGAGGGTTATGAATGGCTAAGGAATAAACAGCCTAAGCAAGAGTGGGTTCACCTGGTCTGGAGTAAATGGAACTTCCCAAAGCACGAGCTGATATCATGGCTTGTGATGAACCAAGGTCTCAATGTCAAAgccaaactgtttcagtttggctGCTGTCCTGACAACAGGTGTTGCGTCTGTGATCAGGATCCTGAAACTTTAGAGCATCTGTTTTTTGACTGCTTATACAGCAGACAGGTGCTGGGTCTAGTGGAACAATGGTGTGGGTTCAAAATTGAAGTAACTGATTTTCCAAACAGTGGCAGAAGTGCAGGGGCAAGAATGAAGATGCATATGCATTACCTCCTTTGGACTGCATGCTTCTATCATATCTGGACTCACAGGAACAATGCAAGGGTGAACATGATCCTTTCTACGCCTAAAGCCTTGGTTTTGCAGATCAGGGGGGATGCTGTGAGAAGGATTAGGTCCAAAATGGGGAGTGCTATAATGAATGATGAAAGGACTTGGCTTCTTAAATGGGGCATTGTAGTCtag
- the LOC141629841 gene encoding uncharacterized protein LOC141629841 yields MDALNLSMQKPRTESRRKLGFQVTSSENGQLGILECACHHPGGRVWLLWDPTLYQVDVFNITEQCIHSKVYDKMKKEFFWFTLVYGFNKLQERESLWESIKGIISVDERIGGAAVTWTEIAPMISMMNVCNLHEFKVTGSYYTWNNKHDNDTKVYGRLDRIIVNDDWLISYPDSVAQFLPEGLFDNCPCAITLTETYMRKKPAFKYFNIWSMAANFSDVVKQGWNSDVQGTPMYRVVKKLKGLKQQLKKLDKEQFSDIENLTHITELSLKHFQDQLIRDPLNPDLCTAKRECAQDLVNLTKARNSFLSQRAKENWLKSGDENTAFFHASIKRRRAHNRVYQIKDKERKLCTTPQEQRLRIIT; encoded by the exons atggatGCTCTGAATCTATCAATGCAAAAACCAAGAACTGAAAGTAGAAGGAAACTGGGGTTCCAAGTTACTAGCTCTGAAAATGGGCAGCTTGGGATTTTGGAATGTGCGTG TCATCATCCTGGTGGGCGTGTTTGGTTACTATGGGATCCTACTCTCTATCAGGTGGATGTCTTCAATATCACTGAGCAGTGTATACACTCTAAAGTGTATGATAAAATGAAGAAGGAGTTTTTCTGGTTCACTTTAGTTTATGGTTTTAACAAGCTCCAGGAAAGGGAAAGTCTATGGGAGAGTATCAAAGG TATAATTTCTGTGGATGAAAGAATTGGAGGTGCTGCTGTCACTTGGACTGAGATTGCACCTATGATAAGTATGATGAATGTGTGTAATCTCCATGAGTTTAAGGTGACTGGGTCTTACTACACTTGGAATAACAAGCATGATAATGATACCAAAGTTTACGGTAGGTTGGATAGGATAATTGTTAATGATGACTGGCTTATTTCTTATCCTGATTCAGTGGCTCAGTTCCTTCCTGAAGGTCTGTTTGATAATTGCCCGTGTGCGATTACTCTGACTGAGACTTATATGAGGAAGAAGCCTGCCTTTAAGTATTTTAACATATGGTCTATGGCTGCAAATTTTTCTGATGTGGTTAAACAGGGGTGGAATAGTGATGTGCAGGGTACACCCATGTATAGAGTTGTTAAGAAATTGAAGGGTTTAAAGCAGCAGTTAAAGAAATTGGATAAGGAACAGTTCAGTGATATTGAGAACCTCACTCATATTACTGAGTTATCCTTAAAGCATTTCCAGGACCAGCTTATTAGGGACCCTCTGAATCCTGATTTATGTACAGCTAAAAGAGAATGTGCACAGGATTTAGTGAATTTAACTAAGGCTAGGAATTCTTTTCTATCTCAAAGAGCAAAAGAGAATTGGTTGAAAAGTGGGGATGAGAATACTGCCTTCTTTCATGCAAGTATCAAGAGAAGACGGGCTCATAATAGGGTGTATCAAATCAAGGATAAGGAGAGGAAGCTGTGTACTACACCTCAGGAACAGCGTTTGAGGATTATTACATAG